In the Acidimicrobiia bacterium genome, one interval contains:
- a CDS encoding 3-hydroxyacyl-CoA dehydrogenase yields the protein MKAENHTAVVTGGASGLGEATVRKLVVAGAKVAILDRDRTKGETLANELAPSTVFCECDVTDEQSVVTALDRAGILGPVRIAVNCAGVGWAQRVVDKTGNPHSLDAFRKVVEINLVGTFNVLRLAASAMARLDPVDSENAGERGVIVNTASVAAYEGQIGQIAYAASKGGVVSLTLPAARDLASLGIRVVTIAPGTFDTPMLALLPQHARDALVAHIPFPKRLGSPVEFAELVAHIVENPYLNGETIRLDGALRMPPKN from the coding sequence ATGAAGGCGGAGAATCATACAGCGGTTGTGACCGGGGGCGCATCAGGCTTGGGCGAGGCTACTGTCCGAAAGCTCGTAGTGGCAGGGGCCAAGGTCGCAATCCTAGACAGAGATAGGACCAAGGGCGAGACGCTAGCCAATGAGCTTGCGCCTTCGACCGTGTTCTGTGAATGCGACGTCACCGACGAGCAGTCGGTAGTGACGGCGCTGGATCGTGCTGGAATCCTGGGCCCCGTCCGTATTGCAGTCAACTGCGCAGGGGTCGGATGGGCTCAAAGAGTCGTGGACAAGACGGGCAATCCACACTCCTTGGACGCCTTTCGAAAAGTTGTAGAAATCAACCTAGTGGGAACCTTCAACGTCTTGCGTCTAGCGGCATCAGCAATGGCACGGCTAGATCCTGTCGACTCCGAAAACGCGGGTGAGCGGGGAGTGATCGTCAACACGGCCTCCGTTGCGGCATACGAAGGGCAGATTGGCCAGATCGCATATGCGGCGTCGAAAGGTGGGGTTGTGTCTTTGACGCTACCAGCCGCCAGGGACTTGGCGTCGTTGGGAATCAGAGTAGTCACAATAGCTCCGGGCACTTTCGACACTCCTATGCTGGCCCTTCTTCCCCAGCATGCCAGAGACGCTCTAGTAGCTCACATTCCCTTCCCTAAACGCCTCGGGAGTCCGGTAGAGTTCGCCGAGCTGGTAGCGCACATAGTAGAAAATCCCTACCTGAACGGAGAGACCATCCGCCTCGATGGAGCCTTGCGAATGCCTCCGAAGAACTGA
- a CDS encoding chlorite dismutase — MSDEALFAHYVAFRRVSIPRRNEALWVGEGSLPPVASGDLGTVLPEVLAKSDGSVELRGSYNCEGFRPDVDLLLWMTSRSVEALQSTYVSLRKTFTGAALEPSHIFLGVVRPPEFNPDHMPAFAKGEPPRRYICVYPFVRTAEWYLMDSARRAELLREHGQMGREFPEVLTNTTSGFGLGDWEWILAFESDDLIKIVDCIRRLRDAEARRFTKLDTPFVVGIRKPLEQILEEVG; from the coding sequence ATGAGTGATGAGGCGCTTTTTGCACACTATGTAGCCTTCCGCAGGGTGTCTATCCCGAGAAGAAATGAAGCTTTATGGGTTGGCGAAGGTTCGCTACCGCCCGTCGCAAGCGGGGATCTAGGTACCGTGCTCCCGGAAGTGTTGGCGAAGAGTGACGGCAGCGTAGAGCTCCGGGGCTCGTACAACTGCGAAGGCTTCAGACCCGATGTAGACCTTTTATTGTGGATGACATCTCGCAGTGTCGAGGCTCTTCAAAGCACCTACGTGTCGCTTCGCAAGACGTTTACTGGAGCAGCCCTAGAGCCATCTCACATCTTTTTGGGCGTGGTCAGACCTCCCGAGTTCAACCCTGATCACATGCCGGCTTTTGCAAAGGGTGAACCGCCTCGCCGTTATATATGTGTGTACCCGTTCGTGAGGACTGCAGAATGGTATCTCATGGACTCGGCACGGCGTGCGGAGTTGTTGAGGGAGCACGGGCAGATGGGGCGCGAGTTTCCTGAGGTACTGACCAATACAACTTCTGGATTCGGACTTGGTGACTGGGAGTGGATACTGGCTTTCGAGTCGGACGACCTTATCAAAATCGTCGATTGCATCAGGCGCCTTCGTGACGCAGAAGCAAGGCGCTTTACCAAGCTTGACACACCGTTTGTCGTTGGGATCAGAAAGCCGCTGGAGCAGATTTTAGAAGAGGTCGGATAA